In bacterium, a single window of DNA contains:
- a CDS encoding Xaa-Pro peptidase family protein — MTIGDPMISEKLEQVPAILKELGLDAWLLFARETHTIHDPCFDLVVGPNVTWQSAFVLTAAGDRVALVGSLDKPNQEMHGHYSPIVPYVGGIGEELRKTLQRFDPQRIAVNYSENDVMADGLTHGMFLALHKALEGTPYGARLESAELLAATLRGRKSPGERARVAKACELTCDIYERLTPRLRPGLTEKQVAGLIAEEMEKIGGLELAWDAEHCPAVFTGPESAGAHAGPTDRVIEPGHIVNTDFGVKYDGYCSDLQRTWYFLRPGEERAPEDVQRGFDTIVAAIQKSKDAMRPGVTAGAVDDVARGHIVAQGYPEFPHALGHQVGRVAHDGGAVLCPRWERYGTLPDMKVEANQIYTLEPRLPVPGHGIATIEEIVAVNDDGAVWLSRPQRELYLVRP, encoded by the coding sequence ATGACGATCGGCGATCCGATGATCAGCGAGAAGTTGGAGCAGGTTCCGGCGATCCTGAAGGAGCTGGGGCTCGACGCGTGGCTGCTCTTCGCGCGCGAGACGCACACGATCCACGATCCCTGCTTCGACCTCGTCGTCGGCCCGAACGTCACCTGGCAGTCGGCGTTCGTCCTGACCGCCGCGGGTGACCGCGTCGCGCTCGTCGGCAGCCTCGACAAGCCGAACCAGGAGATGCACGGCCACTACAGCCCGATCGTTCCGTACGTCGGCGGGATCGGCGAGGAGCTGCGCAAGACGCTGCAGCGGTTCGACCCGCAGCGGATCGCCGTCAACTACTCCGAGAACGACGTGATGGCCGACGGCCTGACGCACGGGATGTTCCTCGCGCTGCACAAGGCGCTCGAGGGAACGCCGTACGGCGCGCGGCTCGAATCGGCGGAGCTGCTCGCGGCGACGCTGCGCGGGCGGAAATCGCCGGGCGAGCGGGCGCGGGTGGCGAAGGCCTGCGAGCTGACCTGCGACATCTACGAGCGGCTGACGCCGCGGCTGCGTCCCGGCCTGACGGAGAAGCAGGTCGCGGGGCTGATCGCCGAGGAGATGGAGAAGATCGGCGGGCTGGAGCTGGCGTGGGACGCCGAGCACTGCCCGGCCGTCTTCACCGGCCCGGAGTCGGCGGGGGCGCACGCGGGCCCGACCGACCGCGTGATCGAGCCGGGGCACATCGTCAACACCGACTTCGGCGTGAAGTACGACGGCTACTGCTCCGACCTGCAGCGCACGTGGTATTTCCTGCGCCCCGGCGAAGAGCGGGCGCCGGAGGACGTGCAGCGCGGGTTCGACACGATCGTCGCGGCGATCCAGAAGTCGAAGGACGCGATGCGCCCCGGCGTGACGGCGGGGGCGGTGGACGACGTCGCCCGCGGGCACATCGTGGCGCAGGGCTACCCCGAGTTCCCGCACGCCCTCGGGCATCAAGTCGGCCGCGTCGCGCACGACGGCGGCGCGGTCCTCTGCCCGCGCTGGGAGCGCTACGGCACGCTGCCCGACATGAAGGTCGAGGCGAACCAGATCTACACGCTCGAGCCGCGCCTGCCGGTTCCCGGCCACGGCATCGCGACGATCGAGGAGATCGTCGCCGTGAACGACGACGGCGCCGTCTGGCTCTCCCGTCCTCAGCGCGAGCTCTACCTCGTGCGCCCGTAA